GGATTTCGAATACTTTTTTCGATAATAAAAATTATTTCTTTATCCATTTCATTAGGATAAACAATAACCTCTTGTTTTTCTCTATCTGTTAACTTAAGGAGATTTCTATCTACGATATCTCCCCTGTTGCTGTTAAAAATATAAGTGTGTATTCTTTGATTTACACTTAAGAGGGCGTATTGGCGGTGTAAAAAAATGGCATAATAGCTTATTTTTGAAAAAAGTAAAGTTATTGCTAATATAAATCCTATAAAAATGAGTTTCAGCCGGGTATAATTCATAAAAACCCCCCTGTATTTATCTTTAACAAATACCAGGGGGGTTATTCTTTTAATTATTTAAAAGGGCCAAAACTTTAGTTACCAAAATATCGATGGCAACTAGATTTTCTCCTCCTTCAGGAACTATAATATCTGCATATTTCTTTGATGGTTCTACAAATTGTAAATGCATAGGTCTTACAGTGGAAAGATATTGTTCCACTACAGAATCAATGGTACGACCCCGTTCTTTAATATCCCTCAACAATCTCCTTATTATTCTCACATCAGCATCAGTATCAACATATACCTTTATGTCAAGGAGATCTCTAATCCTTTTATCTTCTAAAATTAATATTCCTTCAAGGATTATAATCTTTCTAGGTTCAACCCTTACCGTTTCCTTTTCTCTAGTATGGGTGACAAAGGAATAAACAGGTTTTTCTATTGCCTTACCATTTCTTAAATCCTTTAAATGTTGAATTAATAATTCTGTATCAAAGGCAAAGGGATGATCATAATTAGTTTTTAATCTTTCTTCAAAGGAAATATGACTTTGATCTTTGTAATATGCATCATGTTCAATAACAGCTACATGTTCTTTATCAATACAATCAAAGATTTTTTGGGCTACCGTTGTTTTACCTGAGCCTGTACCCCCAGCTATCCCAATTATCATCGGTCTCTCCATACTATTTCTCCCTTCTAATTATTGCTAGTTCCTTGATATCTGTGTCAAATACTGCTTTGATTCTTTGTTGGGGATGAGGGGCTTTCTCAATTTCATTGCCATCCATATCCCACATTTTTAAAATTTTCCCTTCTTTAATAACACCACCAGGCATTAATATATCAAAACTTTGCTCTAAGTTAAAGTTATTTCTCTGTTCAATTATAGCAGTTCTTCCATCTTCAAAGACTTCTAAAACTAAAGCAACAAAATCTATATCCCTTATATAGTGGGAACTTTCATATGTCTGCCCATCTGGTCCAACCTTTTCTTTATAAAACCCGGAAGTAAAATGACGATGACTTGATTTTGCCAATTCCCCCAACCATTTAGGATCAAATTGATAATCTTTACCTTTAGCAAGTATTTCATCTAATACCTGACGATATGCATTAACAACTGTAGCTACATAGTTAACACTTTTCATTCTACCTTCTATTTTCAAGCTATCAATTCCAACTTCAACTAGTTCATGTAAAAACTCAATAGTCCTTAAATCTTTAGAACTAAGAATATAGCTTCCCCTATGATCTTCTTCTATTGGATGAAATTCATTGGGGCGCTTTTCTTCAACTAAATAGTATTTCCAACGGCATGGTTGGGCACAATCACCTCTGTTGGCATCTCTGCCTGTTAGAAAGTTGCTAATCAAGCAACGACCAGAGTAGGCCATACACATAGCCCCATGGACAAAGGTTTCTATCTCGATATCTACTTTTTCTTTAATCTCTTTTATTTCCTTTAGAGAAAGCTCCCTTGCCAATACTATCCGTGAAACCCCTTGCCCTTGCCAAAACTGGGCTGCCCTATAATTTGTTACACTAGCTTGGGTGCTGAGGTGAATTTCCATATCTGGAGCTTCTTCTTTAACTATTGATACCACTCCCGGATCAGAAACTATGACCCCATCTACTCCTACTGCCCCTAGCCAGCGAACAAAATCAGGGAGAGTTTTTAAATCTTCATTGTGGGCTAAAATATTTAAAGTTACATATACCTTTGCCCCATGGCTGTGGGCATAGTAAAGGCCTTCAAGTAATTCAGCTTCATCGAAATTTGTAGCTTTTGCCCTAAGTCCAAAATTTTTCCCTGCCAAATAAACGGCATCGGCTCCATAGGCAATAGCCACTTTAAGTTTCTCCAAATCCCCTGCAGGAGCTAATAATTCAGGTTTTTTCATAATTAACACCCCATTTTTTTACAATAAGAAACGTGGTTTTTAGGCCACGTTACTAATTTCTATTACTTTTTGCTATATTTGCTAAATGTTCTTCATAGGTTCTAGCAAAATAATGCTCTCCTGAACCGTCTTTTTTTGTAACAAAGTATAAATAATCTGTTTCCTCATAAAACAAAGTGCTATGAATGGCATTTCTCCCTGGAGCCCCTATGGGTCCTGGAGGTAATCCGGGAAAAACATAGGTATTGTAAGGATTAACAATTTTAGTGTCAGAGATTAGTACCGGTTCCCTTTCTGTAAAATAAAAGACAGTGGCACAGGACTGTAAAGCCATATTGATCTTTAACCGGTTATGGAAAACTCCAGCGATAATAGGCCTTTCCTTGTCCACCATTGCCTCTCTTTCAACAATAGAAGCTAATGT
The Anaerobranca gottschalkii DSM 13577 DNA segment above includes these coding regions:
- the udk gene encoding uridine kinase gives rise to the protein MERPMIIGIAGGTGSGKTTVAQKIFDCIDKEHVAVIEHDAYYKDQSHISFEERLKTNYDHPFAFDTELLIQHLKDLRNGKAIEKPVYSFVTHTREKETVRVEPRKIIILEGILILEDKRIRDLLDIKVYVDTDADVRIIRRLLRDIKERGRTIDSVVEQYLSTVRPMHLQFVEPSKKYADIIVPEGGENLVAIDILVTKVLALLNN
- a CDS encoding peptidase U32 family protein, encoding MKKPELLAPAGDLEKLKVAIAYGADAVYLAGKNFGLRAKATNFDEAELLEGLYYAHSHGAKVYVTLNILAHNEDLKTLPDFVRWLGAVGVDGVIVSDPGVVSIVKEEAPDMEIHLSTQASVTNYRAAQFWQGQGVSRIVLARELSLKEIKEIKEKVDIEIETFVHGAMCMAYSGRCLISNFLTGRDANRGDCAQPCRWKYYLVEEKRPNEFHPIEEDHRGSYILSSKDLRTIEFLHELVEVGIDSLKIEGRMKSVNYVATVVNAYRQVLDEILAKGKDYQFDPKWLGELAKSSHRHFTSGFYKEKVGPDGQTYESSHYIRDIDFVALVLEVFEDGRTAIIEQRNNFNLEQSFDILMPGGVIKEGKILKMWDMDGNEIEKAPHPQQRIKAVFDTDIKELAIIRREK